The proteins below come from a single Limnobaculum xujianqingii genomic window:
- a CDS encoding polysaccharide deacetylase family protein, with protein sequence MVQKPAFLISIDTEGDNLWVNTRNISTHNANYLGRFQQLCEKYGFKPTYLTNYEMAVSPNYIAFAKEVIAGKQGEIGMHLHAWNSPPLYALTEDDDRYKPYLIEYPEEVMREKVIVMTNLLEDTFSIKMVSHRAGRWAFNEQYAQLLHEFGYLVDCSVTPYVDWSMVKGNPQAEGGTNYSRFPDSAYFMDLSDISKPGTSSLLQVPMSTRLKYGSLQNSFKQFYDGLRGKKRPPSTRWLRPKGNNVEEMKHVAQQCLNEGRNYVEFMLHSSEFMPGGSPTFKDEASIEQLYRDLEELFVWLSERTQGMTMAEFYQSEIQIKS encoded by the coding sequence ATGGTACAGAAACCTGCTTTCCTGATTTCTATTGATACTGAAGGCGATAATCTTTGGGTTAATACCAGGAATATTTCTACGCACAATGCTAACTATTTGGGGCGATTCCAGCAATTGTGTGAGAAATATGGTTTTAAACCCACTTACCTGACAAACTATGAAATGGCAGTTTCTCCTAATTATATTGCGTTTGCCAAAGAGGTTATTGCTGGTAAACAAGGGGAAATTGGCATGCATCTTCATGCCTGGAATAGTCCGCCTCTTTACGCTTTGACTGAGGATGACGATCGTTATAAACCCTACCTGATTGAGTATCCTGAAGAGGTTATGCGAGAGAAAGTGATCGTTATGACCAATCTATTGGAAGATACCTTTAGTATTAAGATGGTAAGTCATCGTGCGGGACGTTGGGCTTTTAATGAACAATATGCTCAGCTATTGCATGAGTTTGGCTATCTGGTTGATTGTTCTGTTACCCCTTATGTTGACTGGAGTATGGTAAAAGGTAATCCACAAGCTGAAGGGGGAACGAATTACAGTCGATTCCCCGATAGCGCTTACTTTATGGATCTGAGCGATATTTCTAAACCAGGAACCTCCAGTTTACTGCAGGTACCGATGAGTACGCGTTTAAAATATGGTTCTTTACAAAATTCTTTTAAGCAATTTTATGATGGCTTGCGTGGTAAAAAACGACCACCGTCAACCCGATGGCTGCGCCCAAAAGGTAATAATGTTGAAGAAATGAAGCACGTTGCTCAGCAATGCCTGAACGAAGGCCGAAATTATGTAGAATTTATGCTTCATTCTTCAGAGTTTATGCCGGGAGGAAGCCCAACGTTTAAAGATGAAGCTTCTATAGAGCAATTGTATCGTGATCTTGAAGAGTTATTTGTATGGCTGAGTGAACGTACTCAGGGAATGACCATGGCAGAATTTTATCAATCTGAAATTCAAATTAAGAGTTAG
- the envC gene encoding murein hydrolase activator EnvC, producing the protein MKEAIFFHYSQAIRGSIVRIPKQDSALSVSTHRFSLSVICASLLCVGALLYSYPGYADENNKQQLNSVLQDIAEKEKNVKLQQKQREDLNVQLKEQEKSIAQSSLILRKTQGALNTLGSEIGTLNSNIKRLQKQQNTQQDYLAKQLDAAFRLGKSSELQLILESEESQRSERILAYYGYLNQARQKTIDELKETQTDLKQEKTKLQTKQVEQKSLLGQQKDEQTKLESARQARKKTLSELDVSIQADQQKLAELKKNESRLRDQIAKAEREAKARAAREQKEAEKLRARQQQAQKSGSVYKATEEERSLMARTGGLGRPAAQALWPVRGQISHRFGEALQGELRWKGMVINAPEGSEVRAIADGRVLLADWLQGYGLVVVVEHGKSDMSLYGYNQSALVSVGSQVKAGQPIALVGTSGGQGEPSLYFEIRRQGQAVNPQPWLGK; encoded by the coding sequence ATGAAGGAAGCGATTTTTTTTCACTATTCACAAGCTATCAGGGGGTCGATTGTGCGGATACCAAAACAGGACTCTGCACTCAGTGTATCGACCCACCGTTTCAGTTTGAGTGTTATTTGCGCCAGCCTACTCTGTGTTGGCGCACTTCTTTATTCTTATCCTGGCTACGCTGACGAAAATAATAAGCAACAGCTCAATTCCGTTCTGCAGGACATCGCTGAAAAAGAAAAAAACGTCAAGCTACAGCAAAAACAACGTGAAGACCTTAATGTCCAGCTTAAAGAGCAGGAGAAATCCATTGCTCAATCCAGCCTGATATTGCGAAAAACTCAGGGAGCACTGAATACCTTAGGTAGTGAAATAGGTACCCTTAACAGCAATATAAAACGGCTGCAAAAACAACAAAATACCCAGCAGGATTATCTGGCGAAACAGTTAGACGCCGCCTTTCGGCTGGGAAAAAGCTCCGAACTTCAGCTCATTCTGGAAAGTGAAGAGAGTCAACGTAGCGAAAGAATTCTCGCGTATTATGGCTACCTGAATCAGGCTCGCCAAAAAACTATTGATGAACTCAAAGAAACACAAACTGACCTGAAACAGGAAAAAACAAAATTACAAACAAAACAGGTTGAACAGAAAAGCCTGCTTGGTCAGCAAAAAGACGAACAGACAAAACTGGAATCCGCACGTCAGGCTCGTAAAAAGACCTTAAGTGAACTGGATGTTTCCATTCAGGCCGATCAGCAAAAGCTGGCTGAACTGAAGAAAAACGAATCCCGGTTAAGAGATCAAATAGCCAAAGCGGAACGGGAAGCCAAAGCTCGAGCCGCTCGTGAACAAAAAGAAGCAGAAAAACTAAGAGCACGCCAACAACAGGCTCAAAAATCAGGTTCAGTGTATAAAGCAACTGAAGAAGAGCGTTCTTTAATGGCTCGTACTGGTGGGCTCGGTCGCCCGGCAGCTCAGGCATTGTGGCCTGTCAGAGGGCAAATAAGCCATCGATTTGGTGAGGCTTTGCAAGGTGAGCTTCGCTGGAAAGGTATGGTTATTAACGCACCAGAAGGCAGTGAAGTTCGGGCCATTGCAGATGGTCGGGTATTGCTGGCTGACTGGTTGCAGGGCTATGGTCTGGTTGTGGTTGTCGAACATGGTAAAAGCGACATGAGCCTGTATGGCTATAACCAGAGTGCTCTTGTTAGCGTTGGCAGTCAGGTTAAAGCCGGTCAACCAATTGCACTGGTTGGTACCAGTGGCGGTCAGGGAGAACCTTCGCTGTACTTTGAAATTCGCCGTCAGGGACAGGCAGTTAACCCACAACCATGGCTTGGAAAATAG
- a CDS encoding divergent polysaccharide deacetylase family protein, which translates to MAWKIVVTSLKHLIHPVLGLLCLSFTLSAAPARLAIVIDDFGYRKHNEEQILKMPAAISVAVLPNAPLSKEMAQKAYQSGHEILIHMPMAPISKQPLERDTLRPGMSVEEIRRIVAQAIRNVPHAKGMNNHMGSAMTSDLGAMQLVMKTLSHYQLYFLDSVTIGSTKSTQAAEGTSVQVVKRKVFLDDDQSEAAVRKQFNLAVKMAQKNGSAIAIGHPHPSTISVLQQMLPQLPPDVVLVPVSHLLPSAPHRTYPSHEPKPVEVKTPEKPVALPVNLTHRCPAPESIEKINPQATYSTIKNIFGTSPAIWSIYSYLTYCSVAPQIAASSLPSAPNRP; encoded by the coding sequence ATGGCTTGGAAAATAGTAGTGACTTCATTAAAACATCTTATCCATCCTGTACTCGGCTTACTCTGCCTGAGTTTTACACTCTCAGCCGCCCCTGCCCGACTGGCGATTGTTATCGATGACTTTGGTTATCGTAAACATAACGAAGAACAGATACTAAAAATGCCGGCAGCCATTTCCGTTGCCGTATTACCCAATGCACCGTTATCTAAGGAAATGGCGCAAAAAGCCTATCAATCAGGGCATGAAATCCTCATCCATATGCCAATGGCCCCAATAAGTAAACAGCCTCTGGAGCGGGACACACTACGTCCAGGCATGAGTGTAGAGGAAATACGGCGTATTGTTGCTCAGGCAATACGCAACGTTCCCCATGCAAAAGGCATGAATAACCATATGGGTAGCGCTATGACTTCTGATTTAGGTGCTATGCAACTGGTAATGAAAACCCTTAGCCACTATCAACTCTATTTTCTCGATAGTGTGACCATTGGCAGCACCAAATCAACACAGGCAGCAGAAGGCACTTCTGTTCAGGTAGTCAAAAGAAAAGTCTTTCTGGATGATGACCAAAGCGAAGCGGCAGTAAGAAAGCAATTTAATCTGGCAGTAAAAATGGCACAAAAGAATGGATCGGCTATCGCTATTGGCCACCCTCATCCTTCTACCATTAGCGTATTGCAGCAGATGCTCCCACAGCTGCCGCCAGACGTGGTATTAGTACCTGTCAGCCACTTGTTACCATCTGCGCCACATCGAACTTATCCATCTCATGAACCTAAACCGGTTGAAGTGAAGACACCGGAAAAACCAGTGGCGCTCCCTGTCAATCTGACTCATCGCTGTCCGGCACCGGAATCGATTGAAAAAATCAATCCACAAGCCACTTATAGCACTATCAAAAATATTTTTGGAACATCGCCAGCAATATGGTCAATCTACTCTTATCTAACCTATTGTAGTGTCGCGCCACAAATTGCCGCATCCTCATTACCATCGGCCCCAAATCGCCCATGA
- a CDS encoding glycosyltransferase, translating into MKTLHVINLGKMGGVERLFIEYINSDNAKNDEILCIGDHIGEEIFTQLKNRNINFANRISSGFSGSKLKYPSFIRKYILKRKIEQANADLVIVWDLVPSLPGKPSKGKMIYYDHGCSWRYKHNEKTLRFFSMLSGCISASNASKRVLQLRFNLPCPIDVVVDRILPPPNIDHNSKTIGECIHIGTASRLVGLKGVSVSILMMAELVKRGMNVKFHIAGKGPEEQNLRDLVSRLGLNNHIEFLGFKQDLSDFFNNIQIYMSTPVTEPFGLSCMEALYYGVPVVFPMIDGQPEVIKHGYCGTGLIPCITPQTHYDQTQINVDFPYQIYDPINDCLSDALVLSHIECADAVEDIVKKHYQEYRSNAFQYVNDKFQHDKFREELDNSLLSIAKNERN; encoded by the coding sequence ATGAAAACACTGCATGTTATCAATTTAGGTAAAATGGGTGGTGTCGAGCGACTTTTTATTGAGTATATCAACAGTGACAACGCAAAAAATGACGAAATTCTCTGCATTGGAGATCACATTGGCGAAGAGATATTTACTCAGTTAAAAAATAGAAATATTAATTTTGCTAATCGGATTTCTTCAGGTTTTTCTGGCTCAAAACTGAAGTACCCTTCATTTATCCGAAAGTACATTCTGAAAAGAAAAATTGAACAAGCTAATGCCGATCTGGTTATTGTCTGGGATTTGGTTCCCAGCCTGCCGGGTAAACCATCAAAAGGTAAGATGATCTACTACGATCACGGCTGTTCATGGCGATACAAACATAATGAAAAGACACTCCGTTTTTTTTCTATGTTAAGTGGCTGTATATCCGCCTCTAATGCCTCTAAACGTGTTTTACAGCTAAGATTCAATTTACCTTGCCCAATCGATGTTGTCGTAGACCGAATTTTACCTCCCCCAAATATCGACCATAACTCAAAAACAATTGGTGAATGTATCCATATTGGTACAGCCTCGCGATTAGTTGGTCTTAAGGGAGTCAGCGTCTCCATTCTGATGATGGCTGAGCTTGTTAAGCGCGGTATGAATGTGAAATTTCATATTGCAGGAAAAGGTCCTGAAGAACAAAACCTGCGAGATTTAGTATCCCGGCTGGGATTGAATAATCACATTGAATTTTTAGGTTTTAAACAGGATCTTTCAGACTTCTTTAACAATATTCAGATCTACATGAGTACACCAGTGACTGAACCGTTCGGTTTATCCTGTATGGAGGCGCTATATTATGGTGTTCCGGTCGTATTCCCGATGATCGATGGGCAACCTGAAGTAATTAAGCATGGTTACTGCGGTACGGGGTTAATTCCTTGCATTACACCGCAAACGCATTATGATCAAACGCAAATTAACGTTGATTTTCCTTATCAGATCTATGACCCGATAAATGATTGTTTATCTGATGCTCTTGTCTTATCGCACATTGAATGTGCTGATGCTGTTGAAGACATAGTAAAAAAACACTATCAGGAATACCGAAGTAATGCATTTCAGTATGTTAATGATAAATTTCAACACGATAAATTTAGAGAGGAATTAGATAATTCCCTGTTGTCTATAGCGAAAAATGAAAGAAATTGA
- a CDS encoding glycosyltransferase family 2 protein: protein MFPLSVCVLTFNSARLLKDVLLPLKEIADELIIVDSGSSDETLDICQQFGVTPVYRAYTTHGEQMNYAISLVSNQWVLCMDSDEIIDQKTVEEIKKIKNGSMPAPDMAFRISRHWFVLGKEVHNIYPVTSPDYPVRLFNREYVGFNSRPVDDAAEGYKNTAVIAGFVKHDTFFSIHEVFNKLNGYTTRLVKYKRVKPSLARGLFSAFGSFWKWYIFKNGWKDGKVGVVTGTYAVAYSFMKYLKAWYQHDDKKH, encoded by the coding sequence ATGTTTCCTTTATCAGTGTGCGTACTTACATTTAATTCCGCACGATTACTAAAAGATGTACTTTTGCCCCTGAAAGAAATCGCCGATGAGTTAATTATTGTAGATTCAGGAAGCAGTGATGAAACTCTGGATATCTGTCAGCAGTTTGGTGTAACGCCTGTTTATCGAGCCTATACCACACATGGTGAGCAGATGAACTATGCAATCTCATTAGTAAGCAATCAATGGGTGCTTTGCATGGACAGCGATGAAATCATCGACCAGAAAACTGTTGAAGAGATAAAGAAAATTAAGAACGGTAGTATGCCAGCGCCCGATATGGCGTTTCGTATCTCTCGTCACTGGTTTGTTTTAGGCAAAGAAGTCCACAATATTTATCCTGTCACCTCACCAGATTATCCGGTTAGATTATTTAATCGTGAATATGTAGGTTTTAACAGCCGCCCGGTTGATGATGCAGCTGAAGGTTACAAAAATACCGCTGTGATCGCCGGATTTGTTAAGCACGATACCTTTTTCTCTATTCATGAAGTGTTTAATAAATTGAATGGATATACCACCCGACTGGTTAAATATAAGCGGGTTAAGCCCTCTCTGGCCAGGGGACTGTTTAGCGCTTTTGGCTCTTTCTGGAAATGGTATATTTTCAAAAATGGTTGGAAAGATGGCAAAGTTGGCGTTGTTACCGGAACTTATGCTGTCGCTTATAGCTTTATGAAATACCTGAAAGCCTGGTATCAACACGATGATAAGAAGCATTAA
- the rfaD gene encoding ADP-glyceromanno-heptose 6-epimerase: protein MIIVTGGAGLIGSNIIKALNDTGYQDILVVDNLKDGTKFANLVDLEIADYIDKEDFLAHILAGDDLGDIDAVFHQGACSSTTEWDGKYMMDNNYQYSKDLLHFCLDRHIPFLYASSAATYGGRSDNFIEDRQFEQPLNVYGYSKFLFDQYVRQILPQAESQICGFRYFNVYGPRENHKGSMASVAFHLNNQINKGENPKLFSGSEQFKRDFIYVGDVANMNLWFWKNGTSGIFNCGTGRSESFQEVADAVLAFHKKGHVEYIPFPEHLKGRYQSYTQADLTKLKATGYDLPFKTVAEGVAEYMTWLNRDKS from the coding sequence ATGATTATCGTAACCGGCGGTGCTGGACTTATCGGCAGCAATATTATCAAAGCATTAAACGATACCGGATATCAGGACATTCTGGTGGTAGATAACCTGAAAGATGGTACTAAATTCGCCAATCTGGTTGATTTAGAAATTGCTGATTATATTGATAAGGAAGATTTCCTTGCCCATATTCTGGCCGGTGATGATTTAGGCGATATTGATGCAGTTTTCCACCAGGGTGCCTGCTCCTCCACCACCGAGTGGGATGGCAAGTATATGATGGATAATAACTATCAATACTCTAAAGATCTGCTTCACTTCTGTCTGGATCGCCATATTCCATTCCTCTATGCATCATCTGCTGCCACCTACGGCGGGCGTAGCGATAACTTTATTGAAGACCGTCAATTTGAGCAGCCTCTGAACGTATATGGTTATTCAAAGTTCCTGTTTGACCAATATGTCCGCCAAATTTTGCCTCAGGCCGAATCTCAGATTTGTGGATTCCGTTATTTCAACGTGTATGGCCCACGAGAAAATCATAAAGGCAGCATGGCCAGCGTCGCTTTTCATCTGAATAATCAAATAAATAAAGGTGAGAATCCAAAGCTATTTTCAGGTAGCGAGCAATTTAAACGCGATTTTATCTATGTCGGTGACGTAGCCAATATGAACCTTTGGTTCTGGAAAAATGGCACCTCAGGTATCTTTAACTGTGGAACCGGTCGCTCCGAATCCTTCCAGGAAGTTGCAGATGCAGTACTGGCTTTCCATAAAAAAGGGCATGTTGAATACATTCCCTTCCCTGAACATTTAAAAGGTCGTTATCAATCCTATACTCAGGCCGATCTTACTAAATTGAAAGCAACAGGTTATGATCTACCTTTCAAAACTGTTGCTGAAGGCGTGGCAGAATATATGACCTGGTTGAATCGGGATAAATCATAA
- a CDS encoding O-antigen ligase family protein, protein MSKLNDIATFVIAIGCLLSLLMVPLDIPVGRKIFYACGYLSIIGILVKCIYAKHSFKKQNLLVASSILLFGLANILWVIIYKPAENYSPIYSVFMNIGKILILSAFLYLFISDSKQKNNTLISAVVIISLIMDFCVYYQHFKLGHVRAELGTEKATIAAYIISIISSLGLSAILETKHKSKFYLSFFLFMMGFTAIILTQTRAAILFFPLISLLSIVINKNISKATVIKASGVFIIIIIACGFIFKDKLTSRYHDITNDWSQYQKNNSDTSVGARFAMAIVGLKSGVDSPLGQSAEDRAERVMQIVTLDKTLYGANQYVNIHLHNEVIDTFSLKGTFGTIILLFFYISIIYGSMRPHLNIMTLSVILSTIVYGISDVLFFSKEFTITFILCLVISILINNSTNNVVNHEKE, encoded by the coding sequence ATGAGTAAGTTAAACGATATTGCCACATTTGTTATTGCTATTGGCTGTTTATTGTCATTATTGATGGTCCCATTGGATATTCCTGTTGGACGCAAAATTTTCTATGCATGTGGTTACTTATCTATCATTGGTATACTAGTCAAATGTATTTATGCTAAACACTCATTTAAAAAACAAAATCTTTTAGTTGCTTCGAGCATTTTACTGTTTGGACTAGCAAATATATTATGGGTAATAATTTATAAGCCCGCAGAGAATTACAGTCCAATATATTCTGTATTTATGAATATTGGTAAGATTTTAATATTATCTGCATTTTTATACTTATTTATTTCAGATAGTAAGCAAAAAAACAATACTCTTATTAGCGCAGTGGTAATAATTTCACTAATAATGGATTTTTGTGTTTATTATCAACACTTTAAACTAGGACATGTTAGAGCTGAATTAGGTACAGAAAAAGCAACTATTGCCGCTTATATTATCAGTATAATTAGTTCATTAGGGTTATCTGCAATTCTGGAAACAAAGCATAAGTCAAAGTTTTACCTGTCTTTCTTCCTGTTTATGATGGGCTTCACTGCTATCATTTTGACTCAGACCAGAGCTGCTATCCTGTTTTTCCCATTAATCTCATTATTGAGTATAGTAATCAATAAAAATATATCTAAAGCTACCGTTATAAAAGCCTCCGGGGTTTTTATCATAATTATTATAGCATGTGGATTTATCTTCAAAGATAAACTAACTAGCCGTTATCATGATATAACTAATGATTGGTCTCAATACCAAAAAAATAATAGTGACACATCTGTTGGAGCCCGGTTTGCAATGGCTATTGTCGGTCTGAAATCAGGAGTTGATTCACCATTAGGTCAATCGGCAGAAGACAGAGCTGAAAGAGTCATGCAAATAGTTACATTAGATAAAACACTATATGGCGCAAACCAATATGTAAATATTCACCTACATAATGAAGTAATTGATACCTTCTCTCTCAAAGGAACATTTGGAACAATTATTTTATTATTTTTTTATATATCAATAATATATGGTTCTATGCGTCCACATCTGAATATTATGACATTAAGCGTAATATTAAGCACTATCGTTTATGGAATCAGTGACGTTTTATTCTTCAGCAAGGAATTTACCATAACATTTATCTTGTGCCTTGTTATTAGCATATTGATCAATAATTCTACAAATAATGTCGTTAATCATGAAAAAGAATAA
- the rfaC gene encoding lipopolysaccharide heptosyltransferase RfaC produces MRVLIVKTSSMGDVLHTLPALTDAQNAIPNIQFDWVVEEGFAQIPDWHSAIDQVIPVAIRRWRKSWFSADTRKERTTFIAQLQQRHYDAVIDAQGLIKSAFLITRKARGTKHGQDSHSAREPLASWFYDVKHSIPKNQHAVERTRQLFAQSLGYPMPDRKGDYGIARRFLATPPADANSYLVFLHATTRDDKHWPEQHWRELIALTTDSGFKIKLPWGAPHEHERAKRLAKGFQHVEVLPKLSLEEIANVLAGARAVVSVDTGLSHLTAALDRPNITLYGPTDPGLIGGYGKNQSELCASDKNLLSLTASSVQEELKRFME; encoded by the coding sequence ATGAGGGTTCTGATAGTCAAAACTTCTTCAATGGGAGATGTCTTGCATACCCTGCCTGCCCTCACCGATGCGCAAAATGCGATCCCAAATATTCAATTTGATTGGGTAGTAGAAGAAGGATTTGCACAGATCCCTGACTGGCATAGCGCGATTGATCAAGTTATTCCTGTAGCCATACGCCGCTGGCGAAAGTCCTGGTTTAGTGCCGATACCCGTAAGGAAAGAACCACATTTATTGCCCAATTACAACAACGCCATTACGACGCTGTCATTGATGCACAAGGGCTAATCAAGAGCGCTTTTCTGATTACTCGAAAAGCCAGAGGTACCAAACACGGGCAAGATAGCCATAGTGCCAGAGAACCACTGGCCAGCTGGTTCTATGATGTAAAACATTCGATACCTAAAAATCAGCACGCCGTTGAGCGAACCCGACAACTGTTTGCCCAAAGCCTTGGCTATCCAATGCCAGACAGAAAAGGTGATTATGGTATTGCCCGGCGTTTTCTGGCAACTCCTCCTGCTGATGCAAATAGCTATTTGGTTTTTCTTCATGCCACAACCCGTGACGATAAACATTGGCCAGAACAACATTGGCGTGAGTTAATTGCTCTTACCACAGACTCTGGATTCAAAATTAAGCTCCCTTGGGGGGCTCCTCATGAACACGAAAGAGCAAAACGTTTAGCGAAAGGCTTTCAACATGTTGAAGTTTTACCTAAACTATCCCTAGAAGAAATCGCAAATGTGTTGGCCGGAGCTAGAGCCGTTGTTTCTGTCGATACCGGACTGAGCCATCTTACTGCTGCACTGGACCGCCCCAATATCACCCTGTATGGACCAACAGATCCAGGGTTGATTGGGGGATATGGAAAAAATCAGAGTGAACTATGCGCCTCTGATAAAAACTTGTTATCGCTGACGGCATCTTCAGTACAAGAAGAACTAAAAAGGTTTATGGAATGA
- a CDS encoding glycosyltransferase, with product MKKNNFILSVIIPCYNSEEFIAQCLLSVTEQTPADKVQIIIINDGSSDQSDRAINDFLSSYHNQNIIYQCRSNAGVSAARNAGLDLAEGNYITFIDSDDLLRNNYWSVIEPLIVSEQYDLIDFKYDRFYQNNNEIKILSHPNSYQSTSEYNLAQTFKTSAWHVWTRVIKRELATAEYFEVGKRYEDMLYTPYLYLKAQKILHLDHSLYLYRDNPNSITRNIRAEDIQDISLSVKKMVRYLKETHQENDEQLKELTTYMIVNFVQEVRKMYKKIYGYYNYNDTTIQEIKEFLSYCDRRHINLRTYLRMRFLHVDRILSRLRYRQCKPKK from the coding sequence ATGAAAAAGAATAACTTTATACTTAGCGTCATCATCCCTTGCTATAACAGCGAAGAGTTCATTGCTCAGTGTCTTTTATCCGTCACTGAGCAAACTCCTGCCGATAAAGTTCAAATCATTATTATTAATGATGGTTCCAGCGATCAATCCGACCGTGCGATTAATGATTTTCTTTCTTCATATCATAATCAAAATATAATATATCAATGTCGAAGTAATGCCGGGGTATCCGCTGCCAGAAATGCCGGTCTGGATCTTGCTGAAGGTAACTACATTACTTTTATTGATTCTGACGACTTGCTAAGAAACAACTATTGGTCTGTGATTGAACCACTAATTGTTTCTGAACAATATGATTTGATAGATTTTAAATACGATCGTTTTTATCAGAATAATAACGAGATTAAGATTTTATCTCATCCTAACTCATACCAAAGCACATCTGAATATAATCTGGCGCAAACGTTCAAAACTTCAGCCTGGCATGTCTGGACCCGAGTAATCAAAAGAGAATTGGCTACAGCGGAATATTTTGAAGTAGGCAAGCGTTATGAAGATATGCTGTATACCCCCTATCTGTATCTGAAAGCCCAAAAAATACTACATTTAGATCATTCGCTTTATTTATACAGAGATAACCCTAATAGTATTACGCGTAATATCAGGGCAGAAGATATACAGGATATTTCTCTTTCCGTAAAAAAAATGGTCCGTTATCTCAAAGAGACCCATCAAGAAAATGACGAACAGTTGAAAGAATTAACCACCTATATGATCGTTAATTTTGTTCAGGAAGTTCGCAAGATGTATAAAAAAATATACGGTTATTATAATTATAACGACACAACTATTCAGGAAATCAAAGAGTTCTTATCATATTGCGACAGAAGGCATATCAACCTTCGCACTTATCTTCGAATGAGATTTCTTCACGTAGACAGAATACTCTCACGATTAAGATATAGACAATGTAAACCCAAGAAATAA
- the rfaF gene encoding ADP-heptose--LPS heptosyltransferase RfaF, producing the protein MKTLIIGPSWVGDMMMSQSLYRTLKAENPAVEIDVMAPAWCRPLLARMPEVSKALPMPLGHGALAIGERHQLGKQLRLEQYQQAIVLPNSFKSALVPFFARIPIRTGWRGEMRYGLLNDLRVLDKAAFPLMVQRYVALAYNKQRISRAEDIPQPILWPQLQVSQAEIETTTAEFNLTHSRPVIGFCPGAEFGPAKRWPHYHYASLANSLIQQGYQIVLFGSEKDREAGEEIVHALPAELQPHCHNLAGSTKLEQAVILIAACNAVVSNDSGLMHIAAALNRPLVALYGPSSPDFTPPLTRDVKVIRLITGYHKIRKGDAQQGYHQSLIDIQPEQVLAELQLLLVSKESQ; encoded by the coding sequence ATGAAAACGCTGATTATCGGGCCATCCTGGGTCGGTGATATGATGATGTCACAAAGCCTTTATCGTACTTTAAAGGCAGAAAACCCGGCAGTGGAAATAGATGTAATGGCGCCAGCCTGGTGCCGTCCGCTATTAGCCCGAATGCCTGAAGTCAGTAAAGCGTTACCAATGCCCTTAGGTCATGGAGCTTTGGCTATTGGAGAACGTCACCAACTAGGTAAACAATTACGCCTGGAGCAATATCAGCAAGCGATTGTTCTGCCAAACTCATTTAAATCTGCTTTAGTTCCTTTTTTTGCGCGAATTCCCATCCGCACCGGATGGCGTGGAGAGATGCGATACGGTCTGCTAAACGACCTTCGCGTATTAGATAAAGCCGCCTTCCCCCTGATGGTTCAACGTTACGTAGCTTTAGCCTATAACAAACAGCGTATTTCACGTGCAGAGGATATTCCTCAACCCATTCTCTGGCCTCAGCTTCAGGTTAGTCAGGCCGAGATTGAAACAACAACTGCCGAATTCAATCTTACTCATAGTCGGCCTGTTATCGGGTTTTGCCCCGGTGCTGAATTTGGTCCGGCAAAGCGCTGGCCTCATTATCATTATGCATCTCTGGCTAATAGCCTGATTCAACAGGGATACCAAATTGTGCTGTTTGGTTCAGAGAAAGACCGGGAGGCTGGGGAAGAGATCGTTCATGCACTTCCGGCTGAACTACAACCCCATTGCCATAATCTTGCTGGCAGTACCAAACTGGAGCAAGCCGTCATTCTGATAGCCGCCTGTAACGCCGTTGTCAGTAACGACTCAGGATTAATGCACATTGCCGCAGCACTCAATAGACCGTTAGTTGCCCTTTATGGCCCAAGCAGCCCGGATTTCACACCGCCACTCACACGTGATGTCAAAGTGATCCGCCTGATTACCGGTTACCATAAAATACGCAAAGGCGACGCTCAACAGGGTTACCATCAGAGTTTAATTGATATCCAACCAGAACAGGTTTTAGCTGAACTCCAATTACTGCTAGTCAGTAAGGAGAGCCAATAA